A stretch of DNA from Nitrospira sp. KM1:
ATTCAGGAACGGAAGCTCGTTCACGGCGTGGGAGCCGCTCACCGCTTCTTCGGATTGCTTGAACGCTTCCGGCTCGGCCAACTGCATGAGAATCACCGACCGAGCGGGCGAGGCGTCCAGCTCGATACGGAAATACCGGCGATTGGACGCATCTCCGGCGAGCGGGATCAAATTCCTGAAGGTGGCGTTGAACGGAAGCTTCGAACCGACGGCGTCTGACACGTGCGCCGGATCGGGCCGCGCGAGCGCCGGAGTCGGCGCAACCGGATCAGTCGTGGCCATACGCGGCGCATTATACTGAGCGGTCATGGGCTTGTCACGAAAGCATCCGACATCATCGCGTGGTGATCTGACTCCAACCGACTGCGCCGATCGCTGCGCCGAATGTATCTGCGATCCAGTCGACCACGCTGACCTCGCGCAACGGCACGAAGCTCTGATGAATTTCATCCGTGATGCCGTATGCCGAAGCCGCAACGATCGCCAACGTGACTGCGCGACTGGCGGCCGCGGGTCCAGCGGCCCACCGCAATGCCCGATAGGCAAGCACCGCGAGGATGGCATATTCGACGAAGTGCAACACTTTGTCGCTGAGTTGCTTGAACATGAAGTCCGGCAGCTGCTCTTCCGGATGCGATTGAGACGACAGATAGAAAATCACGCCGGCATAGACGATCAGCGGCGCCCAGTAGCGCCACACGTGATGTAGAGAAGTCGCGTTCGTCGTAAAACCGGCGGTCTCCATATTTCTCCTTCGTTGCAAGCTCCCTACCCCTATGACATACTCTTTTTCGGTTCGCAAATGACTTTCCACTCTTGAGCATGAAGACCGCCTACGTCTGCTTCTTCTGGCACATGCATCAGCCGTATTACACCGATCCCGTCTCGGGTTCGGCCAGTATGCCCTGGGTGCGCCTGCACGCCACGAAAGCCTACTTTGATATGGCGCACCGGCTCGAGCAATTCCCTTTGGTCAAGGCCACCTTCAACTTCACCCCATCCCTGTTGCTTCAGCTTCAGGAAATCGGAGAAGGAATCGTCCGCGATCTCTTCCTGGAGCACACCGAAAAACCCGCCGCTGAGCTGCGGGCCGGAGAAAAAGCGTTCCTGTTGAAACATTTCTTTTCGGCGAACTGGCAGACGATGGTCCATCCGTTTCCCCGCTATCGCGAATTGTTGGAAAAACGCGGGGCTGATGGATCTGTCCTGAGTCTGGAGCGCGGCGCCCGCCTGTTCACCGCACAGGACTTTCTCGATCTGCAGGTCTGGTTCAATCTCGCATGGTTCGGCTACGGATCGGTCCACCGTTATCCAAGGCTCGCATACTTTCGCGCCAAGAACCGGGGATTTTCCGAAGACGACAAGCGCGAACTGCTCCAGTGGCAACGCACGGTGGTCCGCGACATCGTTCCCATGTACCGGCGCCTACTCGACCGTGGTCAGGTCGAATTGACCACGACACCGTTTTATCATCCGATTCTTCCGTTGGTGATCGATACGGACGTGACGCGGAGGGCGCGGCCCGATTTGCCGTTGCCGGTTCGATTCCGGGCTCCGGAGGATGCCCAGGGACAACTCAAGCAAGCCGTCGAATTTCACACGACCACATTTGGACAACCACCGACCGGGCTGTGGCCTTCGGAAGGCTCGGTGTGTCCGGAACTGATCTCCATGCTGCCTCCGCTCGGCCTCCGATGGCTGGCGACCGACGAAGGCAACCTCGCCCGCTCTCTTCATGCGGACCATCGTCCGTGGCACAAAGAGTCAAATTTGTACCACGCGTATCGCGTTGGAGTATCGGGACAGGAAATGTCGATGATCTTCCGCGACCGGGAGATCTCAGATGCCTTCGGATTTATCTATCACAAGACGAGCCCTGATGCCGCGGCCGACGACGTGTTGCGCCGCATCGATCGAATCGTACGCGACGTGCCGCAGGAGCACGTGTTGATTCCGATCGTGTTGGACGGAGAAAATCCCTGGGAGCATTATCATGAAGGCGGTGAGCAACTTTTGGGACGCCTCTATCAGGCGTTCAGCGATCGCGCACCCGATCACGAGGGAACGGCGCGGATCGTGGCAGCCACGATGTCGGAGGCATTGGCCGCCATGCCGCCCTCGGACAGATTGAGCCACCTGCACTCAGGATCCTGGATCAACCAGGATTTTAAGATCTGGATCGGACATCAGGAGGACAATCGAGGCTGGGACCTGCTTGGCATGACGAGAACGCGCCTGCTCGAAGTGTCACCGACGTTGCCGGCGGAACGTGCGAAGGCCGCATGGAACGAACTGTACGCTGCCGAAGGAAGCGATTGGTTTTGGTGGTACGGTGACGACTTCGATACCGCCTACAAGGAGGAGTTCGATCGCCTGTTCAGAACCCACCTTCGAAACGTCTGGACTCTGGCCGGACTCATGCCTCCGGATGTGCTCAGCGAACCCATCTGCGGCGCACGGGTGTTTCAAGACATTGATCTGGTCACTCATCCGGTTTCGTTTCTGAATCCAACCATCGACGGGACGGTGACCGACTTTTTCGAATGGCGGGGGGCGGGATTCATCAATCCTCATCCGCCACTCGGCGCCATGTGGAAAGCCGATGGACTATTTACCGCGATTTATTTCGGATGGAACCTGGACTCTCTGTTCCTACGTCTTGATCCGGACGTTCAGTCATCCGCCCGCCGTGACGGTCTGACCATTGAACTGCATCTCCAAAGTCCGGGGGACCAGTACCGCATCGCGATTCCCATGCATCCATCTCCTCCCCAATCGTACGTTCTCTCCAGAAGATCCCCTAGCGGCTCATGGGAAGACCAGGGTACGTTCACCTACATCAGTCACCATGCGGTCCTGGAATTGGCTATCCCTCTGGGCAATCTGAAACTCGCCCAAGGGGAGGAAGTCCGAATGAGCATCGTCGCGCTTGAACAAGGACTCGAACTTGCCCGCTACCCTCACCATCAACCTGCCGTCCTGACTGTTCCGGGACCGGAATTCGAAGCGACCGTCTGGCGCGTGTAAATGCCTCTAGGGTCTATGCCGAATGCGCTGTTTGAGTTGTGAAAATGGCCCTCCTCTGACAGACTGGGCAAGAAACGTCGTAATCCCTTTCGTTCAACCAAGACGGAGCCTGTATGCCGGATCTTAGACGAGATCCAGTCGTAGGCCGGTGGGTCATCATCTCGACTGAACGAAGCGGACGCCCTCAAGACTTTGTGCAGGTGCAACCGGCCAAATCGATCTCGACCGCACTCTGCCCCTTCTGTCCCGGCCAGGAACGGCTCACACCGAAGGAAATCATGGCATACCGGCCTCATCCCGCCGACCCCAACGCGCCGACTTGGACCGTACGCGTGATCCCGAACAAATACCCGGCTCTGCAGGTGGAGGGAGAGCTGGGGCGGGAAGGCATCGGACTCTACGACCGAATGAACGGCGTTGGGGCACATGAAGTCATCATCGAATCTCCAGGCCACAAGGATGGTCTCGCGGAGATCCCGGTCAAGAAAATCGAGGACGTTCTCTGGGCCTACCGCGATCGGATCATCGACCTGAAAAACGACCGGCGATTTCGCTATATCCTGATCTTCAAGAATCATGGAGCCGCCGCCGGCTCGACGCTCGAACACAGCCATTCGCAACTCATCGCACTCCCTGTCGTACCGACGAGCGTCATGGAGGAGATCCACGGATGCCGCACCTATTTCCAGCAGAAGGAACGTTGTATCTACTGCGACATGATCCGGCAGGACCTGTCAGAAGGCAGGCGGATCATCGCGGAGAACTCCGAATTCGTATGTATGACGCCGTTTGCGCCGCGCTTCCCCTTCGAAATGTGGATCATACCCAAACGGCACGACAGTGCGTTTGAGAATGGCCAGCGGCCTCAACTCGAGTTTTTGGCATCGATCCTTTCCGAATCGCTGCGGCGCATGGACAAAGTCTTGTCCAAACCGGCCTTCAATTTCGTACTCCACAATTCGCCTCTGAACGGGCACGCCAACGAGTTTTATCACTGGCACCTCGAAATCATGCCGAAGCTGACTCAGGTAGCCGGATTCGAATGGGGAACGGGTTTCTACATCAACCCGGTTTCTCCGGAGGAATGCGCCAAGTTCCTTCGTGGCGTGACGCTCTGAACCGGCGCGCGACTTGCCCGTCGACACGGGACGCGCGTATCATGCCGCATGCACATCCAGCTCAGTCACCCTCCCAGAACCGTGGACATCAAGGGCCCGAAGCGGGCGAAAGACCTTCTGCGTGAGCTCAACCTCGTGGTGGAAGCCCATCTCGTGATACGCGGAGACGAATTGGTCACCGAAGACGAGATGCTCTACGATCAGGATCACATTGAAATCCGGCCGGTCATCTCGGGCGGCTGAAGTCCTACCGAGGCCCGTGCTTCAACCCGCCATGATCCCTGATTGCAATAGCGACGGGACCGTCCGTACAATCTCTTCATGAATTGCACCAAGTGTAAGATGAAGGCCGCGATCAAGCTTCCGCGTCACCATGCCGCGTTCTGCAAATCTTGCTTCACACACTTTACCCATGATCAGGTGGTCAAGGCGGTCAAGTCACAGCAGATGTTTCGGAAAGAAGACCGCATTCTGGTCGCGGTGTCGGGAGGGAAAGACAGTCTGGCGCTCTGGGACATTCTGCTGAAGTTGGGATACAGATCCGATGCGCTCTACGTGAATCTCGGGATCGCCGGATATTCGCATCGCTCTCTGGACAAGGTCCGCTCGTATGCGGACAAGACGGCTGCAGGATACGGGGCCACCCTTCATATCCATACAGTCGAACAGGAAGAGGGAGCCGGCATCCGCGAACTGTCCATGCTGGTTCATCGTCCGACCTGCTCGACCTGCGGCACGATCAAACGTTACCAGTTCAATCGCGCCGCGATCGAGAAACAGTACGATGTGATGGCTACGGGACACAATCTCGACGACGAAGCCGCCCGGCTGCTGGGCAATGTGCTGCATTGGCAGGAGGAATATCTCGAGAAGCAGGGGCCGACCCTGCCGGCCTCTCTGGATGGGTTCGCCAAAAAAGTGAAGCCGCTCTATCGCCTCACCGAACGGGAACTGGCCGCCTACGCCATCCTGCACGGGATCGACTATATTGTCGACGAATGCCCGATGGCGCAGGGTGCACGAACCTTGCTGTATAAGGAGGTATTGAACAGGCTGGAAACCGAATCCCCCGGCACAAAACAGAATTTCTATTGGGGGTTTCTCGAGAAACAGAAAGTCAAACCCTCCGTGCGCTCGACCATGGCCGAACGCGATCAGGCCTGCCTCCATCCTTGCTCGACATGCGGCCAACCCACCACGGCCGATGTGTGCTCCTACTGTAAACTCATGGCGAAGGCCAAGACGCATTCGATGTCCTGACAAACGCACGGCTCGGATCGGCCGGTTCATCCAAACGTCTCCGGGGCCGTTGCCATCGAGCGCGACCAATTGTTCCTATTGATCCACACCGGACATTCCGGGATCTTCGGGTCGACCGACTGGCTTCCACCCGCCGTTCTCACTTGCAAACTCCGGTGCCGTCTTCGTAAGCTGGCCTCCCGGCAGTTGATTGTTCCTGTACACGGGTTATCTTGCGTCTATGGCCACGGCTCCTCGCGACTACTACCAGGTTCTCGGCGTCTCCCGCACCGCATCGGCAGACGAAATCAAGAAGGCCTATCGGCGCCTTGCACGCCAGGTCCATCCTGACCTTCACAGCGGCTCTAAGAAAGCGGAGATGGAAAAGAAGTTCAAAGAACTGAACGAGGCGCATGAAGTGTTGTCCGATCCCGACAAGCGGAAGAAGTACGACCAGTACGGAGCCCAATGGGAACAGGCGGAAGCTTTCGAAAAGGCCCGTCAACAGGCGGGAACCCGGGGATTCGGCGGCCAGGAGACCAGCGGCTCGTTCGGCGGGGAATCCTTTTCGGACATGTTCGAAAATCTGTTCGGAGGAAGAAGCCGCGGTGGGACACGGGGGTTTGCCGTCACCGGCGAGGACCTTGAAACGGAAGCACAATTGACGCTCAAGGAAATCCTAACCGGCGTGACCAAGCGGATCAACATGCGGGAGCCTCAGACCTGCACGATTTGCCAAGGAAGCGGAGTCTTCCGGGGACATGCTTGTCCAACCTGCCAGGGAACCGGATTTACCACTGAATTGAAAACGATCGAAGTCAAAATTCCGGCTGGAGTCCAGGAAGGCACGCGGGTCCGCGTCGCAGGGAAGGGTCAACCAGGCATGAACGGCGGCAAGCGAGGCGACCTCTACTTGCATATCACGATCGAATCGGACCCGATCTTCCGCCGCCAGGGAAGCGACATCCACGTGGCTCTGCCCGTATACCCATGGGAAGCCGCGCTCGGTGCGGACGTCATGGCGCCGACCTTGACCGAGCCGGTCAAGGTCAAGGTTCCACCGGGAAGCCGTGCAGAAGGCAAACTGCGCCTCAAAGGGAAGGGGCTGCCCTCGGCCACCGGCAACGGTGATTTATTCCTCACACTGCAGATCGTCATGCCACCCTCTGTCACCGAAGACGCCCAATCGCTCTATGAGCGCCTCGGGCGCTTGAAACATCCGGATCCTCGCGCTGACTTGCTGACGCAGGCTCGTCTTCGGTAGCCATGACGCTCACCGAATACGGCGTGCTCGCCTTCAGTTCACTGTTCGTCATCGTTGATCCCATCGCCACAGTGCCGGCCTTCCTGGCCATGACAGCGAGAGAGTCGACTACTCAACGGATTCGCACGGCACGCGTGGCCTGTCTGGTCGCCATGAGCATTCTGGCCGGCTTCGCACTGGTCGGGCAGTATCTCTTCTCACTGCTGGGAATTTCGCTCGCAGCCCTGCAAGTGGCCGGCGCGCTCGTTCTCCTGCTCGTGTCGCTCGATATGCTGAGAGCACAGCGCTCCGCAGTCCAAGAAACGCCGGCTGAAACCGCCGAAGGGGCCGTCAAAGACGATATTGCCGTGACGCCGCTGGCCGTTCCGATGCTCGCCGGCCCCGCCGCGATTTCCACCGTCATCCTGCTCGAGGCGCAAGCCGCATCCTGGGCCTATCGCGGCGTCCTGCTCGCTTGCGTTGGACTGGTGGCTCTGGCAAGCTACATCATCCTGGCGCTGGGCGCATCCGGCGCCAGATGGATCAGCCCTCTGGCGGAAAAGATCATCACGCGCCTGATGGGACTGCTCCTCGCCGCCTTGGCCATTCAGTTCCTCTTTAACGGACTGAAAGGCGAAGGCGGTTTGTTTGTGCGATAATCTTAGAAGATTTTTGAGTCACCCGATTTATAACCGAAGGAGGACAACATGACGGCGAAGAATCATAGTGTGGTCGCGACGGGAGTGGCCTCGGCGTTTGTGCTGATGCTCGGCATCTCCGGCGCATGGGCCAATGAGCCCGGTTACGGCAGGGGTCACGGAGGCGGCCAGCATGGATCCATGGGAGGCCACGGCATGGGCATGATGCACAGCAGCACCGGCCACCTGATCCGCCATCTGCTCAAGCATGAAAAGGACATCGGCCTGACGCCTGATCAGGTGACGAAATTAAAGGACATCCAACTCAACCTCGACAAGACCCGAATCAAGAATGAAGCCGACATCCAGGTGGCAGAGCGTGAGTTGAGGTCCCTGACTGACGACGAGAAATCCGATTTGGGCGCCATCGAAAGCAAACTGAAACAGAGCGAGGATTTGCAAGTCTCATTACGCATGACGTCCATCAAGACGCGCCGCGACGTGATGGCGCTTTTAACGCCGGAACAGAAGACCAAGCAGCAAGCTGAACACGATAAGGTGATGCAACAGCATAAGGAAGGGAACAAGGGATACGGCAATCCTCACGGCGGCAGCTCGGCCAATCCGCACGGCGGAGCGATGGGTGGCAATCCACATAAAGGAACCGAAGCGGTCAAGTAAGAGCCAACGCCTAATGTTGGTCAGGGTTTTGACTGGAAGGGAGGCATCATGATGCGATATGGAATCACCCTCATCGTGACACTCGCCCTGGTCGTAACGTCCGCTGTATCCGCCTGGAGCAAAAGCAAGGATGCGAAAGTGGCCGAGATGATCAAAGACGCGACGGTGACCATCGACCAAGCGATCAAGACAGGGTTGGAAAAGGTTCCAGGCACCGTCGTCGAGGCCGAGATCGAAAAGAAACATGGCAAGACAGTTTGGGAAGTCGAAATTCTTGGCGCAGACGGCAAGATGAGCGAAGTGCACATCGACGCGGCGACCGGCGCCGTGATCGATGTCGAAACGAAAAAGGGCGGGAAGAAAGGGAAGTAGGAGTCACATGCCGAAGGAGTTGAAGCTGAAGAGCCACGATCTGTTGGTGGGGCCCGGACGGGCCCCGGCGCGCGCGATGTTGAAAGCCGTGGGATTCACGGACGAAGACCTGAGCCGCCCAATCATCGGCGTGGCCAACACCTGGATCGAAGTGATGCCCTGCAATTTTCACCTTCGTCGCCTGTCCGAGCGGGTGAAGGCTGGCATCCGGGCGGCGGGGGGAACCCCGATTGAATACAACACCATCGCAGTGTCAGATGGAATTTCCATGGGCACGGAAGGAATGAAGGCCTCATTAATCAGCCGGGAGGTCATTGCCGACTCGATCGAGCTCGTGGCGCGCGGCCATCTGTTCGACGGTGTCGTGGCATTGTCCGGCTGCGACAAGACCATTCCTGGTACAGTCATGGCATTGGCCAGGCTGAACATACCGTCACTCATGCTCTATGGCGGCTCGATCATGCCCGGCCAATTCCAAGGGCACGACGTGACGATTCAGGATGTCTTCGAAGCGGTCGGCAAACATGCCTCCGGCAACATGACGAGCGAAGAGCTGAAGGATCTGGAAGATCACGCCTGTCCCGGTCCTGGCGCATGCGGCGGTCAGTTCACGGCCAATACGATGGCGATCGCCTTCGAGTTCCTCGGCATTTCCCCGATGGGTCGGAATGGCGTCCCCGCCATGGACCAGCAGAAGGACGACGTGGCGTTCGAATGCGGCAAGATGGTCATGGAACTGCTGAAGCAGGACTTGCGACCGCGGCGCATTATCACTCGTAAGTCGCTCGAGAATGCCATCGCTGCCGTCGCCACGACGGGCGGTTCCACCAACGCAGTCCTGCATCTGATCGCCATCGCACGCGAGTCAGGCATCAGGCTCGGCATCGACGATTTCGACAAGATCAACCGCAAGGTCCCGCTGCTGGCCGATTTGAAGCCGGGCGGTCGTTTCGCCGCAGCCGATCTTTACGCCGCGGGAGGCACGAGACTCGTTGCCAAACGACTGCTCGATGCCGGTCTCCTGCACGGCGACCAGCCTACGGTGACGGGACGGACAATTGGCGAGGAAACAGCAGGGGCGCAAGAAACTGCCGGGCAGCAAGTTCTGAGGCCGTTGGCCAATCCCATCAAGAAGACCGGCGGCCTGGTCATTCTCAAAGGAAACCTGGCGCCGGAAGGCAGTGTCGTCAAGGTTGCCGGGCACTCGATGCTGAATTTTCGCGGTCCGGCGAAAGTCTACGACCGCGAGGAGGATGCATTCGTGGCCGTCCAATCCGGACAAATCAAAGCCGGAGACGTCGTGGTGATCCGTTACGAAGGGCCTTCAGGGGGACCTGGTATGCGCGA
This window harbors:
- the ilvD gene encoding dihydroxy-acid dehydratase, with amino-acid sequence MPKELKLKSHDLLVGPGRAPARAMLKAVGFTDEDLSRPIIGVANTWIEVMPCNFHLRRLSERVKAGIRAAGGTPIEYNTIAVSDGISMGTEGMKASLISREVIADSIELVARGHLFDGVVALSGCDKTIPGTVMALARLNIPSLMLYGGSIMPGQFQGHDVTIQDVFEAVGKHASGNMTSEELKDLEDHACPGPGACGGQFTANTMAIAFEFLGISPMGRNGVPAMDQQKDDVAFECGKMVMELLKQDLRPRRIITRKSLENAIAAVATTGGSTNAVLHLIAIARESGIRLGIDDFDKINRKVPLLADLKPGGRFAAADLYAAGGTRLVAKRLLDAGLLHGDQPTVTGRTIGEETAGAQETAGQQVLRPLANPIKKTGGLVILKGNLAPEGSVVKVAGHSMLNFRGPAKVYDREEDAFVAVQSGQIKAGDVVVIRYEGPSGGPGMREMLGVTAAIVGAGLGDSVALLTDGRFSGATRGLMAGHVAPEAVRRGPIAAVKNGDIIVFDIPRRQLNVELSQKEIKARLKRVKQPVPRYTSGVMAKYSRHVSSASEGAVTS
- a CDS encoding thiamine biosynthesis protein ThiS, translated to MHIQLSHPPRTVDIKGPKRAKDLLRELNLVVEAHLVIRGDELVTEDEMLYDQDHIEIRPVISGG
- a CDS encoding VanZ family protein, which codes for METAGFTTNATSLHHVWRYWAPLIVYAGVIFYLSSQSHPEEQLPDFMFKQLSDKVLHFVEYAILAVLAYRALRWAAGPAAASRAVTLAIVAASAYGITDEIHQSFVPLREVSVVDWIADTFGAAIGAVGWSQITTR
- a CDS encoding ATP-binding protein; the encoded protein is MNCTKCKMKAAIKLPRHHAAFCKSCFTHFTHDQVVKAVKSQQMFRKEDRILVAVSGGKDSLALWDILLKLGYRSDALYVNLGIAGYSHRSLDKVRSYADKTAAGYGATLHIHTVEQEEGAGIRELSMLVHRPTCSTCGTIKRYQFNRAAIEKQYDVMATGHNLDDEAARLLGNVLHWQEEYLEKQGPTLPASLDGFAKKVKPLYRLTERELAAYAILHGIDYIVDECPMAQGARTLLYKEVLNRLETESPGTKQNFYWGFLEKQKVKPSVRSTMAERDQACLHPCSTCGQPTTADVCSYCKLMAKAKTHSMS
- the galT gene encoding galactose-1-phosphate uridylyltransferase, giving the protein MPDLRRDPVVGRWVIISTERSGRPQDFVQVQPAKSISTALCPFCPGQERLTPKEIMAYRPHPADPNAPTWTVRVIPNKYPALQVEGELGREGIGLYDRMNGVGAHEVIIESPGHKDGLAEIPVKKIEDVLWAYRDRIIDLKNDRRFRYILIFKNHGAAAGSTLEHSHSQLIALPVVPTSVMEEIHGCRTYFQQKERCIYCDMIRQDLSEGRRIIAENSEFVCMTPFAPRFPFEMWIIPKRHDSAFENGQRPQLEFLASILSESLRRMDKVLSKPAFNFVLHNSPLNGHANEFYHWHLEIMPKLTQVAGFEWGTGFYINPVSPEECAKFLRGVTL
- a CDS encoding glycoside hydrolase family 57 protein, whose amino-acid sequence is MKTAYVCFFWHMHQPYYTDPVSGSASMPWVRLHATKAYFDMAHRLEQFPLVKATFNFTPSLLLQLQEIGEGIVRDLFLEHTEKPAAELRAGEKAFLLKHFFSANWQTMVHPFPRYRELLEKRGADGSVLSLERGARLFTAQDFLDLQVWFNLAWFGYGSVHRYPRLAYFRAKNRGFSEDDKRELLQWQRTVVRDIVPMYRRLLDRGQVELTTTPFYHPILPLVIDTDVTRRARPDLPLPVRFRAPEDAQGQLKQAVEFHTTTFGQPPTGLWPSEGSVCPELISMLPPLGLRWLATDEGNLARSLHADHRPWHKESNLYHAYRVGVSGQEMSMIFRDREISDAFGFIYHKTSPDAAADDVLRRIDRIVRDVPQEHVLIPIVLDGENPWEHYHEGGEQLLGRLYQAFSDRAPDHEGTARIVAATMSEALAAMPPSDRLSHLHSGSWINQDFKIWIGHQEDNRGWDLLGMTRTRLLEVSPTLPAERAKAAWNELYAAEGSDWFWWYGDDFDTAYKEEFDRLFRTHLRNVWTLAGLMPPDVLSEPICGARVFQDIDLVTHPVSFLNPTIDGTVTDFFEWRGAGFINPHPPLGAMWKADGLFTAIYFGWNLDSLFLRLDPDVQSSARRDGLTIELHLQSPGDQYRIAIPMHPSPPQSYVLSRRSPSGSWEDQGTFTYISHHAVLELAIPLGNLKLAQGEEVRMSIVALEQGLELARYPHHQPAVLTVPGPEFEATVWRV
- a CDS encoding PepSY domain-containing protein; translated protein: MMRYGITLIVTLALVVTSAVSAWSKSKDAKVAEMIKDATVTIDQAIKTGLEKVPGTVVEAEIEKKHGKTVWEVEILGADGKMSEVHIDAATGAVIDVETKKGGKKGK
- a CDS encoding MarC family protein is translated as MTLTEYGVLAFSSLFVIVDPIATVPAFLAMTARESTTQRIRTARVACLVAMSILAGFALVGQYLFSLLGISLAALQVAGALVLLLVSLDMLRAQRSAVQETPAETAEGAVKDDIAVTPLAVPMLAGPAAISTVILLEAQAASWAYRGVLLACVGLVALASYIILALGASGARWISPLAEKIITRLMGLLLAALAIQFLFNGLKGEGGLFVR
- a CDS encoding Spy/CpxP family protein refolding chaperone; the protein is MTAKNHSVVATGVASAFVLMLGISGAWANEPGYGRGHGGGQHGSMGGHGMGMMHSSTGHLIRHLLKHEKDIGLTPDQVTKLKDIQLNLDKTRIKNEADIQVAERELRSLTDDEKSDLGAIESKLKQSEDLQVSLRMTSIKTRRDVMALLTPEQKTKQQAEHDKVMQQHKEGNKGYGNPHGGSSANPHGGAMGGNPHKGTEAVK
- a CDS encoding DnaJ C-terminal domain-containing protein, whose translation is MATAPRDYYQVLGVSRTASADEIKKAYRRLARQVHPDLHSGSKKAEMEKKFKELNEAHEVLSDPDKRKKYDQYGAQWEQAEAFEKARQQAGTRGFGGQETSGSFGGESFSDMFENLFGGRSRGGTRGFAVTGEDLETEAQLTLKEILTGVTKRINMREPQTCTICQGSGVFRGHACPTCQGTGFTTELKTIEVKIPAGVQEGTRVRVAGKGQPGMNGGKRGDLYLHITIESDPIFRRQGSDIHVALPVYPWEAALGADVMAPTLTEPVKVKVPPGSRAEGKLRLKGKGLPSATGNGDLFLTLQIVMPPSVTEDAQSLYERLGRLKHPDPRADLLTQARLR